A window from Parambassis ranga chromosome 13, fParRan2.1, whole genome shotgun sequence encodes these proteins:
- the LOC114444852 gene encoding histone H4 transcription factor, whose translation MMTTKRLDKFEVVCEWDSCNYKGSTMEELSDHMSLHLKDYLGDKDALEELDEYACLWNGCEFVSMGSPTELEVHAYFHSYHGKLKFIGSQLLKSRPDLPSCNQGMHSNNLVPEGSDGYVCQWEHCDSTFNNPEWFYRHVDNHVESTEPQPLSQQQQALFCNWAGCDAFFKIRYRLREHMRSHTQERLVACPTCGSMFSSNTKLFDHLHRQAEPVESLVCEHCGKAFSSERLLRDHIRQHVNQVKCPFCDMTCTTLAALKIHIRFRHCDERPFPCDFCDKRFKNQRDLQKHTEVHNEGTVYHCTVAGCDYSCHTFQTMNHHFKRVHEVGGMSKYKCHICDKVFSWCYTLTLHLRKKHELKWPSGHSRFRYRKDVDGFLKVNMVRFETVEVTKEIMKNMATKPPSLRKSLRSKRSVVTPESGLSSPAGSSSPSSSSSSSYSSELSGGEDMSSQNSPRGSDSPVYCVMSTIPHIEDEPGVLSQEDCDGSGTSGAVQALTEVARGLGMDVV comes from the exons ATGATGACAACAAAGAGACTGGATAAGTTCGAGGTGGTGTGTGAATGGGATTCATGCAACTATAAGGGCAGCACAATGGAGGAGCTGAGCGACCATATGTCACTGCATTTGAAGGACTACCTGGGAGACAAGGACGCCCTGGAGGAGCTGG ACGAGTACGCTTGTCTCTGGAATGGATGTGAGTTTGTGTCCATGGGTAGCCCTACAGAGCTGGAGGTCCATGCTTACTTCCACAGCTACCATGGTAAGCTCAAGTTCATTGGATCCCAGCTGCTCAAGTCCCGTCCTGACCTGCCCAGCTGCAACCAGGGGATGCACAGCAACAACCTGGTCCCGGAAGGATCTGATGGTTATGTTTGCCAGTGGGAGCACTGTGAT AGCACATTTAATAATCCTGAGTGGTTCTACAGACATGTGGACAATCATGTAGAAAGTACTGAGCCCCAGCctctctcacagcagcagcaggcgctGTTTTGCAACTGGGCAG GCTGTGATGCCTTCTTCAAGATCAGGTACCGGCTGAGAGAGCACATGCGCAGCCATACTCAGGAGAGGCTTGTAGCCTGCCCTACATGTGGCAGCATGTTCTCCAGCAACACAAAGCTGTTTGACCACCTCCACAGGCAGGCCGAGCCAGTAG AGTCGCTGGTATGTGAACATTGTGGCAAAGCCTTTTCCAGTGAGAGGCTTTTGAGGGATCACATTCGTCAGCATG TGAATCAGGTCAAGTGTCCCTTCTGTGACATGACCTGCACCACTTTGGCAGCTCTGAAGATTCACATCAGGTTCCGCCACTGTGACGAGCGGCCTTTTCCATGTGACTTCTGTGACAAACG attTAAAAACCAGCGTGACCTCCAAAAGCACACAGAAGTCCACAATGAGGGCACAGTGTACCACTGTACAGTGGCGGGCTGTGATTATTCCTGTCACACATTCCAAACCATGAACCACCACTTTAAGAGAGTCCACGAG GTTGGGGGGATGTCCAAATACAAATGCCACATCTGTGATAAGGTCTTCTCCTGGTGTTACACTCTCACACTTCACCTGCGTAAGAAGCATGAGCTGAAATGGCCGTCCGGACATTCCCGCTTCAG ATACAGGAAGGATGTTGACGGCTTCCTAAAAGTAAACATGGTTCGCTTTGAGACTGTTGAGGTCACAAAGGAAATCATGAAGAACATGGCCACAAAGCCGCCGAGCCTTCGGAAAAGTCTGAGGAGTAAGAGGTCCGTGGTCACGCCAGAGAGTGGGCTAAGCTCTCCCGCAGGATCTTCATCAccgtcctccagctcctcctcctcatactCCTCAGAGCTGTCTGGAGGTGAGGACATGTCCTCTCAGAACAGCCCCAGAGGCAGTGACTCTCCGGTCTACTGTGTGATGAGCACCATACCTCACATTGAGGATGAGCCTGGAGTGCTCTCACAGGAGGACTGTGATGGCAGTGGGACTTCTGGAGCCGTGCAGGCTCTGACGGAGGTTGCACGGGGTCTCGGCATGGATGTGGTATAG